TGATATCTGGTGGGATCACCTGATTGGTGTTCTCGTCGACGAGTACTGCGGGTGGCGCCGCGGCGTCGTTGAGGATGCCGACGATCGCATTGGCGACCTTTTCGGCTTGCTGATGGGCGTGCTCCATACCTGTTGCGGCTGCGCCCAGGTTCTCGGCCATATCGTCGTGGTCGGAGGCGCTGGCGACCATTGCAGCGCGGGCAGCGTTGCCGCCGTCGCCTTCCCAAGTCGAGGCGGTGGCCAGGGAGCGGTAGAACTCTGCCGAGGAACTGTGGTTCGTCGCAGACTCGCGGGTGGCCGTGGCCAGATCGGTGATCTCAGGAACCCACTCTTTGAGCTCCTTGAGCGTCATCGACACGACGTCACCTCAGCGCGCAGGGCCGGCATCGTCGATGTGCTCAGCACCGTGAGCGTCGGTCACTCTGTACTTGGTGGCCGCTATGCGGTGATCTTCGGCGAGGGCGGCGAATCGTTGGTGGGAGCGTGCAACATTGCTGTCCCAGACGGCCAACATCTCCGGCAGCGCGGCGGCCGATAAACCCGCCCCAAGTGCGGCGTGGCCCGCCCTTGAGTGGGATGCGTGATGCGCCGTCACGAAACTACTGGCCTGAGCGTCGAGCTGATCCGCCGCAACTTGAAGCTCGGTCGGATCGACTCTCAACGGCTGATTCCGCTCCGGCACCCCGATTACTCCCCACGTGCTGCTGTCCAGACCAGACTACTGCCGCTGCAGCTCGTCCGAGTGCACCAAATTATTGCCGCCAGGACCCGGTGAATCGAGGGCCGCCATGCAACGCGAAGTTCGGCCTCATAGGTTCCCTCAGCGCGGTGCTGCTGACGACACCTGGACAAAAAGGATGTGGGCTGTCGGCGCTGCTCGCTAGCATCCGGACAATGTTCGGGAAGGAACCATGACGACCGACACCGCAAAGCCACAACTGGCCAATGCCGCCGAACGCCGCGTGTACGACCTGCTGGTCGAGCAGCTCGGCGACGACGGTGTGGTCATCGCGGGTAAGCGGGTCACCGATCACCTCAAGGACCACGAGGTCGACTTCCTGGTCGCGATCGAGGGTGCCGGCGTCGTCTGCGTCGAGGTCAAGGGCGGGGACGTCTGGCACGACGGCCAGAGTTGGCGCCAGATCCGGGGCGGCAAGGCATACGCGATCGAACCGGTCCGGCAGGCCCGCGAGGCCTGCTATGCGCTGCGCAGTTTCGTCGAGCACGATCCGCGGTGGAGCCAGGGCCGGCTGCGGTGGGACCACGTCATAGTGCTGCCCAACACCGAACTGCCCGACGGCTTCGGGCTGGCGGACTGCCCTCGCTGGAAAGCGTTCGATCGCAACGATCTTGGCGATCTGGTGGGGCGGATGCGCCAGAACCTGCACAGCCAGGAACTTGAGCGGCCGGTGCTCACCGCGGTCGGAATCGATCAGCTGGTGGAGTCGCTCAGTGGTCGCGGTCTGCCTCAGCGTGATGTGGTGGCCCGCGCACTGGAGCACGAGGATGCTGCCGATGTGCTCACCGAGCACCAGTCGGTGATCCTGGATGCGATCCGGCTGCTGCACCGGGTCGAGGTCCGCGGTGGCGCCGGTAGCGGCAAGACGTTTCTGGCGATGGAGCAGGCGCGGCGGTTGGCGCGCAGCGGGCAGCGGGTGGCGCTGGTCTGTTACTCGCACGGTCTGGCGTCCTACCTGGAACGGATCACCGGGGCGTGGCCTCGCCGGCAGCGGCCGGCCTACGTCGGCGAGTTCCACGACCTCGGTAAGCAGTGGGGCGCGCCGGCGGGGCCGGACGAGTCGCTGCGCACCGACGACTCGGTGCAGTTCTGGGAGCACGACCTGCCGGCGCAGATGGCGGACCTGGCGGCCGCGCTGGAGCCCGGGCAGCGCTTCGACGCCATCGTGGTCGATGAGGCCCAGGACTTCGCCGACGCCTGGTGGGATCCGCTGCTCGGTGCGCTCAAGGACGACGTGACCGGCGGGCTGTACGTCTTCACCGATGAGGGGCAGCGGGTGTTCAACCGGCAGGGTTCGCCGCCGGTGCCGCTGGTGCCGTTGGTGTTGGACCACAACCTGCGCAACACTCGGCAGATCGCGACGGCGTTTCAGCCGTTGGTCGATCACCCGATGCGGTTTCTCGGCGGTGACGGGCCAGCGGTGAAGTTCGTCGCGTGCGCGGCCGAGGATGCGATGGACGTCGGCGACGACGAGGTCGAGCTGCTACTGGAGCAGGGCTGGCGGCCTGAGGATGTCGCGCTGTTGACCACGGGCACACGGCATCCCGAACAGCGGGAACGCCAGGCCGCCGGCAATGTTGCGTACTGGGCCAGCTTCTGGGACGCCGAGCAGGTGTTCTACGGACACGTCCTCGGGTTCAAGGGGCTGGAGCGGCGCGCGGTGGTGCTGGTGGTCAATGAGCAGTCAGCGTTCGAGCGGTCGCGGGAGCGGTTGTACGTCGGGTTGTCCCGGGCACGGGATCAGTTGGTGGTGTGCGGGGATCCGGGGTTTGTGCGGGAGGTTGGTGGGGCGGACTTGGCGCGGCGGCTGGGGATTCTCGGTTAGGTTACCCTCGAATGATGGGGCTCTAATCTGAAGAGATAGGCGTCTGCACATGATCGACGACCTCGGAATCGATGAGTGGTATCTCGAAAGTAACCAGCGGGGACACTGGCTTGCGTTCAACGCCAGCCTGTTTGATGCAGAGGAACTCGTTGAGGTATTGGACGCGACAAGCCTCGGGGTGAAGGCGTGGGGAGAGAGCTTCCGTCCTGCGGCTGACGGAGTCCGCTACGACTGGTACATCCTGCTCAAGTCCAAGTGCATGCGTGATGAATGCTTGCGGCTACTCGGTGGCTTGCTCGATCGGCGTCGCGAAGAACCTACGAACGAGATTGTTCAGGACCCGCCCCGCGCGGGGAAAAGCCTCTGGCAACGGGTGGTATCGGTGCTCCCGTGGGTTCACGACAAGCAAGGGGACTCATCGGCTCCCAGCGAGGCGCGTCCAACGCGATCGGTGTTCAATGATCTGGCTGGTAACCGTATAACTCGTACGGTCCACGAGCTACATGTCACGTTCGATACAGGTTCGTGGCCGTCGAACGGGGTTCTTAGGGAGCTGGGATACAAGGTTGGACAGAACGGGCTAGGTCCGGTCGAACGGCGGCGAATACTGCGGACTGCCTATGCGGTCACCCTCACTGGGGTATCGAAGGAAACCCGGTCCTACATAGCTGAGTGGGGCGAGCCCAACAGCCAGCAGCGGGCCGACAAAATCGAACGGTGCCTATCGAACTTCGCCGAGGTTGCTCGCCGACGAAGTGCTGACATGTCAGAGGCGATCGCGGATTGGGAAGACGACCTAGACTGGTTCAGACGAGAAGGCGCTAGATAGCTGATGTGCAACTCCCCGTCGACTTCAACAGAGGCCGTCAGTCCGCCGTGTCAAGCCGTCCGTCCAGGTACTCGTTCACAGACGGGTTCACTATCACCTGCTTCTCGCCATCGGCAACCTTGCGTGTCCAGTGATTCTTGGACCGCTCCACGACTACGGTGTGCTGAGCATCGGAGCCGATTAGCATGCGCCGCGTCGACAGTAGACGCCCGTGCTCGCGGGCTTCACCCCGTGTCGGCGGTCGCACTGCCGTGCATGCCGGGCACAGCCACAGGTTGGCCTGCGGTTGACTCACGCAGCGCTTGCAGATGTTG
This region of Mycolicibacterium diernhoferi genomic DNA includes:
- a CDS encoding nuclease-related domain-containing DEAD/DEAH box helicase is translated as MTTDTAKPQLANAAERRVYDLLVEQLGDDGVVIAGKRVTDHLKDHEVDFLVAIEGAGVVCVEVKGGDVWHDGQSWRQIRGGKAYAIEPVRQAREACYALRSFVEHDPRWSQGRLRWDHVIVLPNTELPDGFGLADCPRWKAFDRNDLGDLVGRMRQNLHSQELERPVLTAVGIDQLVESLSGRGLPQRDVVARALEHEDAADVLTEHQSVILDAIRLLHRVEVRGGAGSGKTFLAMEQARRLARSGQRVALVCYSHGLASYLERITGAWPRRQRPAYVGEFHDLGKQWGAPAGPDESLRTDDSVQFWEHDLPAQMADLAAALEPGQRFDAIVVDEAQDFADAWWDPLLGALKDDVTGGLYVFTDEGQRVFNRQGSPPVPLVPLVLDHNLRNTRQIATAFQPLVDHPMRFLGGDGPAVKFVACAAEDAMDVGDDEVELLLEQGWRPEDVALLTTGTRHPEQRERQAAGNVAYWASFWDAEQVFYGHVLGFKGLERRAVVLVVNEQSAFERSRERLYVGLSRARDQLVVCGDPGFVREVGGADLARRLGILG